Within the Oncorhynchus kisutch isolate 150728-3 linkage group LG13, Okis_V2, whole genome shotgun sequence genome, the region aactaAAAAAAGTAATTGCTAATTTActacgtgaggcttatttgatataatagaagtttcgtaatggttaggttgttactcatgtactgatataagtggacGCACGGGGCATTTCATCAATTATACTTTATATCAGAGTTGCGCCTGTTGTTATACATAGATAGAGAACTCATCATGGATATAACCCGTTTTAAAATGGACATTACCGTTTAGGGCttgcaccattttaaagtagtcaactgggtgtgGATTCCTATTAGTTAGGGGCAATCAGCTAATGTTGATGAAGGAAATGACCTAATTTAAAACGGAGAAAGCCTCAATGGCACTACCCGTGCTGTCACAGACACCTTTAATGGTACAGATTCAAAGATGAGTCTTCTATCTCTATGGTCTGTTGGTCACATgcatatctgccctctcattgacTAAAATTATCCCACCTGATCTAGCCTCCTCCCACCTgacttccatctttgaggacatgtatttttccattgttagagcagtAAATCGGTTATCTTTTCAATATTGTAAAGAATATTGTAAAGTTACAATATAATAGCTAATCTTGGGGCGTGGTGATCCAATAAGGAGAGGTCACAGTGTTGACACtttggaagtacatttttttgaGAGGTTCCAGACATAATTTCCACCATCTTGCAGAACAGCCACGTAGGTAGGCCCACCCAATCAGTGACATATGCGCATTGAGGCATATGTCACTGTGCTTCAATggctaacagtatagcttccgttcctctcccctacctgggcttgaaccagggaccctctgtacacatcaacaactgacacccacgaagcatcattaaCCATCacgccacaaaagccacggcccttgcagagcaaggggaacaactacttcaggtctcagagcgagtgacgtcacccgattgaaacactattagcgtgcaccaccgctaactagctagccatttcacatcggttacatatgCACCATGCTTCTGCCTACATAATTTGTTCATTTAGCAAACAATTTGGCTCATAACCCAGTGCCTTTATCTCAGTCAGTTTATTTGAGCTTTAATTAGCTTAAAAATGCTAAATGTTTATCTCGaccccattgcaaaatgtgtagaatagcaagagattagctataaaactgcacattttcctgtctgccccatggcaaaatttgAAGAATTGCAGTAAATCAGCTTTAGAACTGCAATATTTTCTCTTTGCCCTATGGcagaatgtgtagaattacaggaagttcgcttattttttaaataataatgatGATTATTTTGCAGGCCCACCCTCCAACGAATTTCTGGCTACGCTACTGTTACAGAATTAGCTCTTTTTGGACAGTGTGTTTTTATAATAAAGCATGCAAGAAATCTATACTTATATGTGAACTTGAAAGTAATGAATTTCAATTGTGCTGGATAAAGCCACACTTTTAATAAGGGAATATGAGCACTCTTTAAACAAAATATAatttcccccaaaaaatataaTTAGCATGCATCATGATTCAATTTGCTGACCATATTGGCTGATTATGATTGTAAACTTACAGAGTGTTTTCCTAGAAGTATTAACCACATTcacatattttttttactgtaatAATATTATTTCTATTTTCTTTGCAAACAGAATTAAATattaaaaaacaacaataaaaaggTTCATATTGAGTCATGGATAAAAATACTAAAAAGCATCTAGGAAATACAAAACATGGCTATAAAAAGCATTCATGTTATGTTTGCATGAAGTCTTCTCAGATCCTGTCATAGCCAGCTTGTCTACGGTTGTTCCAGATGATCAGGAAGGTCAGGACAGCAATCAGGAGGAGTCCCACAACCGTGGCACCAATAATGATGGGGAAGATCCTCTTGTTGAAGTCAGCCCAGCACTCAACCTCTGAAATGCCATAGGGGGgacaacaatatatatatattgtttatgAAACTTGAAAGGGAAGAAAGTCCTGCAATTTCAACACCTCAAAGACCAGCATGAGCTTCCTGAAACTAGCTTCTTAAATACTGGTTCAAAGAAAAGACAAAATACAATTTCTCTAATACTCCAAAGGAATCACTACCCGAAAATCGTATTCATAGTACTTGGTCAACTTGAGGTCTGATCTCACTGACGTATAATACACGGAATAATAATTGACCTACTTATAATAACCTAACATGCaaatgagacagaaagagacctAGGCTGTAACTATGACCCAGTAGACTGGGATGACTTGCTTGAAACCTTTCAGAACTACTTGATGGCAACCAAACATAGACAGATGCAATTCAATATATTGAACAACACATATTTTACTTCACATAGACTGCATTTACTTGATAATAAAATAACTGACATATGTCTTAGATGTAAGATAAATACAGGAGATTTACTGCATATGTTATGGAGTTTTCCCTTCCtagatcatttaaaaaatatatatcagcaAAATGTATTAGAGCCAGAACTTCAAAATGACCCCAGGGTGTGGTTAACTTTTTTTGCAAGTTTTTTAAAACTTTGTAAAGTAAATGTAATGTAAAAATAGAAACACAGTATTGATTTTGTTTTGACTGATTCTGTTACATTTTacaatattttttaaaataataatatttaatcTAGATCTTAACACTTGGATAATTGTTTTTGAGGGGCCAAAACGGTAAAACATTACCTTtacaataatacatttaaaagagCATTATACCATAAATATGCTTGCAGAAAAATAATAAACAGAAGGCTTTCGAACATCATGAACGAAAAGGTCTGCAAAATGTAAAAATTGACATACCCTCTCCAAACTTCCCATTGGTGAGTTTGAAGGCTTGGAACTGAAGAGGCCCAAGCTTCACTCTAAGGTTTTCAGCCAGATGAAACTCGGTCTGAGAATTACACTTGAGGCTGTGGTCAGCGGCGGTTGGGAACAGCTTTTCATGTTCTATCACCCCAGGATAGTTTTTATTTCCTAATGGTGAAAGAATATGCTCAGCCTTGTTTTTCGAACAATGAAAAATCAGTTGAAAAATATCCATGCATTTTTTTTCAAATCATGTGTCTACTTGTGAGATCATGTTGGTCAACTCACCTTTGCTTGGTGCCAAATTAGCTCTGACCTTTGACACATAGGATATGTTCCCTTCCTGTGGGAGGAAAAATAGTTAATGATgtgcattaaataaataaatcattgttTTTATTAAAAGCCAAACATGCAAATCATCATGCAAATGCATTTGAATGAGTTTGCTTCTGCTCAGAGCCATATATAGATATAATGTATTGCTTTGCTTCTGATCGTTATGTGGAACAGTTGTGGTCAACCTGTGATTATTCTTAGTTATCATCTCAGAGTCGGAGAGGAAAAAACTTTTCCAGTTATAAGGTGATGTGGTCATATGCATTAGACATCATGTGTGGCATGAGAAGATGGAAGCTTCTGAATTTGTACCTTTTCAAAGGTGAGATCCAGATAGCCTCCCTCTCCTACAATAGCCAGGGAAAGAACGGCCTCTTTTTGACCACATCTCCCTGTAGCGAGGGTGGTGGAAGGGTCTAAGTTGAAATAGGAAGCTTTCTGAAAAAGGATCAACATACCATTGGATTGGAAAAGGACAAAAGCAATAGCAAACAAGTGATGATGTAGGAACAAGTAATTCTTGTTATAGATTTAGAGCTACTTAATAATATAGTATCATAATGAGTGTATGGTCGAACTCATGACCAAACATAGTAATGTGAATGTCAATGGCCGTTTTATTTTTTCACGACTTAGGTGACAAACCACATGATGTCTCACCCCTGATAAAGAAGTGCTGAAACACAAACAAAAAGTGCTGAGAAAGTGATTGTCCCTACCTTCTTCTCAATAACTATGTACTCCACTCCCATGGAGACCTTGATGCATGGCTTTCCTGCGGTGTCATTCAGCACATAGTTTCCGGTGACAGGAGCGGTCTCTTTGGGCTGAAGAACAGGCTTCTCTGGGAGGCTTGATTGCTCGGTAGGCTCAGGGTTGTTTAGGCCAGACTCATCTGTGGTGATGATGGTCTGGTCCAATGCAGCAGTTATAAGGCTGTTTCCTGTGAAGCGGTGTAGTGTGTGAAGTGTGAAGTGAAACAGTTTACAGAAACGATAAACCCAGGGCAACATTCACATGCACAATTACAGATCCCCCTTAGGTTCATCTTATTTTTTACAATACAATTAAATAAATGATTGTAAAAATGTGTTGAAGTAGCCATGATTATGTCTGTAAAATGTCATGCAATGATTTAGACTTTTTAAGAGTACACTTCCACTCTTTTCTAACATTATCTAAGAATCAAATTCAGATTCAAATGGCCTGCAGTATCAACTTATATCAGACTACCACTACCACCGAATAGATTAGACATTATTAGATAGAGGTGCATGCAACTCACCCATTATGATCGCAACCAGTAGAAAAAGTATTGTTTCACGATGCATGTTGTTTCTGAGTTTGTCTGTCATCTTCTGTGTTCAGTTGAGTATTTGTGTTGTGACCAAATGTATGAGGTGTGATGTGGTGAATTCATCTCCAGACGACCAAAACGCCTTGTTCAAGAGATGAGTGCTCAGGGGGAGGGGCAAAGAGGGTTTTCTTTTTAAATGATTTATGAGCTATCTTTAAATGGCTGATATACCCTATATGATGTGACTAACTTTACCTTGTGCTGTTGCAGGTCAGATATCTTGTTATTTGTGTCTACTCAACTCTTTATCTAAAAAGATAGCGTTAAAGTAGGTTGGTTCAAAGGACATGTTGATTGAGCAGTTTCTATGACAATTACTTGTTTGAATTAATCCTGAGTTACAGGCTTTAGGCTCTAAATTGAAAATATGAGGAAATTTTTTTTTCTATTGGTTTATCAAAGATTGTATTTGTATCATACCTGGACCATGATGCCTTTATACATTGGTTCATGTTTATTGCACCGGAGCTGTGGTTGGATTCTGGGAATGGCTGCGCTGCTGGGGAAATCAAACTGTGTGTTAGCAGGCATTGGATGCATTTAGGGTCAAAGGTAGGGAGGGACAAAGTATCTCCTAAAATACACACTACTGCAGCAATGTGTCAATGCAAGTCAGGATTCATTTTGGATTGACAAACTGACAAGCATTTTTGGAAAGGGTCCATGTTCACCCATCCAAGTACTTTATAATGGGAGAGAGGTTGTCCTATTGCCTTCCATTTACATCTTAATAACACGGACTTCTACTATTGTATTACCTTCTGACACTAATACTAAAGTAATATGTATGTTTACTTTAGAGATAAAACATTTGTTTTCGTTAGACCAAAAGGTTTTGATAAAGTCATGAAGTGGCTATTTATTACAGGAAATGAATTTGTGATGTTTCATTTGACCAGCACATTCACAGAGACGTTCAAGGTTTTATTCCATAAATTATAGAGGAGACAGGACAATAAACCCTCCTCAGGCACTTGACTCCTTGATAGATCTTTTGAGATA harbors:
- the LOC109902651 gene encoding lysosome-associated membrane glycoprotein 3; amino-acid sequence: MTDKLRNNMHRETILFLLVAIIMGNSLITAALDQTIITTDESGLNNPEPTEQSSLPEKPVLQPKETAPVTGNYVLNDTAGKPCIKVSMGVEYIVIEKKKASYFNLDPSTTLATGRCGQKEAVLSLAIVGEGGYLDLTFEKEGNISYVSKVRANLAPSKGNKNYPGVIEHEKLFPTAADHSLKCNSQTEFHLAENLRVKLGPLQFQAFKLTNGKFGEEVECWADFNKRIFPIIIGATVVGLLLIAVLTFLIIWNNRRQAGYDRI